In Odocoileus virginianus isolate 20LAN1187 ecotype Illinois chromosome 5, Ovbor_1.2, whole genome shotgun sequence, a single window of DNA contains:
- the LOC110143822 gene encoding late cornified envelope protein 1B-like — MSCQQNQQQCQPPPKCAPKCPTPKCPPKCPPVSSCCGSSSGGCCSSGAGGCCLSHHRRRRSHHCRPQRSDCCSQPSGGSGCCGEGSGQSSGGGCC; from the coding sequence ATGTCCTGCCAGCAGAACCAACAGCAGTGCCAGCCTCCTCCCAAGTGTGCCCCCAAGTGCCCCACCCCTAAATGCCCCCCAAAGtgccccccagtctcctcctgCTGCGGCTCCAGCTCCGGGGGCTGCTGCagctctggggctgggggctgctgcCTGAGCCACCACAGGCGCCGCAGGTCCCACCACTGCAGACCCCAGAGATCTGACTGCTGCAGCCAGCCCTCGGGGGGCTCCGGGTGCTGTGGAGAGGGGAGTGGTCAGTCCTCTGGAGGCGGCTGCTGCTGA